GTGGAGAATGAGGAAGGAAGGGTGTATTGGAACTCTGTCAGTCTGCATAGTTGAAAGGACAATACCAAAATTGGCAGAGACACAGCTATGCAGACTGTTCGTGAAATGCAGTCTCTGAGTAAGGTCATTTAAGCCTTTGAAAGGTGGCTGTTACGGCTCTTTGTTTCTACAATGTAATCCCTGTAATGAGGATATGAGGGGAAAAAACTACaaggcctttaaaaatctgtttaactTGAGGTCACCACACACTGAAGTGCCTTAATCATAATCATATGGCTACTGCATGATGTCAccacagggcagagttaaggttgtttaaTGGTGCTTTTCCATCCCTTAACACATTTGGATTTAAGTGTAATCTAAActtgaatttcctgggtttgtaatgtTTGGTTTGGGGATCATTACAACAGCTCTGTAAATGTTTTTACCCTTCCAGCACCGATATGTGTGCTTGCTTTTAACTGCATTTTTGGCTTGGAATCTAAGTCCGCTTGTAAACAGGGTAAAGCCTCagcttttatttccattttctctGCTTTTAATAAATCTTGTGTGTGTGAAGTTGTGGTAGTCTCACACAGTTGTCCCCAGAAAGAACTCCTTAACTGCTACAGGGGGAAGTGTCTGGAACTCGCACGTGCCCCAGACTCAGCCCAGAGGTCCCATCCCAGCCAGCTACTGCCACGAGACCTCCCAGGGAGAGAGGCTTTGCAGTGCTTCAGGGCTTGTTCCCTGCCTTAGTCCGTCCTCCCTGCAGGTGCTGAGGAACCAGAGAGACTGGGCTGGGGTGAGGAGCTGGAGTCCAGACTTGACGCCTGAATTCCGTTCCGGTGAAAAGCCTGGCTGGTGTTCAGAGGTTAGGGAATCTGGTCCCGATCTGGATTCGCCCTGGGCCTGGGGCCGCTCCCTGGCACCCCCGACCCGGGCCCGCTCCCTGCCATCCCCGCCGGGTGCGTGGCCCGGTTGCGGCGGGGCGCTGGTAGCCCGGGCTGCAGCTGCGGGCTTGCAGCCAGaacccgggccgggccgggccgcagAGACCCGGGGCACGCGCACGGACGTGGCTCCAGCAGGCGCCTGTCTCCGAGGCGCGGGACTCACGCGCCTCCCTTCTTCCCGCAGGCGCGGCACATGGGACCGCGCCGCCAGGCCGCCGCCGCAGGGGCGGGGCACCCAAGGGAGGGCTGTTATTGGCTGGGGTGGAGGCGGGCGGAGTCTGTAACCAGGCCCTTCCCAGCGCGCCCCGCGCGCGTGCGGAAGTGGAGCCCGGGGCGGGCCACGTGTCTGTCGGTCATGGCCAGGGAGAAGTCGCTGGAGCCGGAGGCGGCGCCGGAGCCCGAAGTGGCGCCGGAACGATCGTACCAGGAGCTGCTGGGGAACCTGAACCCGATCGCGCGGCCGCTGGCCTCCCGCAGGCTCACCCGCAAGCTCTACAAGTGCATCAAGAAaggtggggccggggccggggcctgcggagggggccggggccggggcctgcggggcagggccctggggagaACCGCCGCGGGAACGAGACAGAGTCCCGTGCACGGGCCTGGGGAGCGGGGCCGGAGCGGGAGCCCCGCGGAGCCCGTGCTGAATCTGATGGCCGCTTATTTCTCTTCCAGCGGCGAAACACAAGCAGATCCGGCGGGGAGTAAAGGAAGTTCAGAAATTCATCAACAAGGGCGAGAAGGGGTAAGAACccagcagcccagctgcagccaccCCCAAAGCTGGGCCCTGCGGTATCTGACGGCAAGACAGGCGCTGGCCGGGGCCGAAGGACCAGACCCGTGGGTTCTCCGCTCCGAGAGCACAGGCCTGTGGCATCGTCCCGGGTAGGCTGCGTCCCACGGCCGGATACGCTTTGCTGGGGCACTGGCAgtgctggccccggccccggcccccttcGTGACCAGTCACCGCCTCCTCAGCGCTTCTCGACGGGCACGTTCCGGTTCCCATCTCCCTGTCCACCGCTACTGATAAGTCGTCTCTCTCTGCTGTTTCAGGATCATAGTCCTTGCTGGAGACACGCTGCCCATTGAAGTTTATTGCCACCTCCCCGTCATGTGTGAAGACAGGTCCCTCCCCTACGCTTACATCCCCTCCAAGTCGGTAAGGTCAGGGGGCTCTCAGGAGTTGGGGGAATCTCCCCTTCGTGGGCACCAAGAGGGCATGAAACATTCCAGCAGGATAACAAGCTGTGGCTTAGGTGgtgcttccttcctccctccccgctTTCTCTTTTTGGTGCTAAGAAGCTCTTGCCCAGGGCATAAAACCCAGGTctttgctgctcctcccccattcccAAAGTCAGACTGAACACACGGGTGTCACTTGGCCTCCTGCACAACTCCCTAAAATCGACCATTTGAGCTAAGGGATCCCTAGCGGTGACACTCTACAGGCTGTTTGTCATCCTGCTTCAAGGGTGGGGCTGAAGGCGGGACACTGCCTAACACTGAAGCTGTTATTTTGCCAGAGGTAACACAGCCAGGCAAATGCTTTGAGCTGCCTGGGGTAATACTGTGAAGTGTGTTCTAGTCAAAGAGCTTTCATCTTTGTTCCTAAAGCATCCAGTTTTCCCCGCTGCAGCCAGGAGATCTCTATGTTCTGTTCTCGTCTGGCAGGTCCTTTAAATTGCCcaaatagcaaaataaaaaaaaccccaatgggAGCCCTGCACAATCTTCTCTAAGGGGGTGTCACCAACTGGCATCCTTAGGGCTTTAATATTCCTCCGACCTGGCAAGACATTGGCCCTGCTGACTTCATGCCATCCTTGCAGAGTACTGCTGGGCCCCATCAGGCCAGGTGCTGGATGTTTCTGGATCAGTAAGGACAGGCTGTGGGAGGAGTTGGGGAAGATAAGAAGTCCCTCTAATGCAGCCGTTCCCAAATGGGGTCGTGCCCTGAGCAGATGGGGCCTGGCAGTCCCTACTGTGCAACGGATGCTGTCTTGCTCTACACAGCGTGACCTCTCCTCTGGTGTGTGCAAGGTCACGGCAGATGGATAATGCCATTTTGTTCTGTGAAATGGCTTGCTAAGCACAGCATGACCTCACGCCACACAGCTACGAGGTCACGCTgcgtggaggatgccattttgtgcTTCAGAATTAGGTACTCTGTACCCTCTGAGGTCCCAGAAGGAAATAATTCAAATGGGGTTGTCCCACAAAAAGTTTGGGACCCCTTGCTCTaatctgggggggcgggagggtaaGAGACTGCTCAGTTGTGGGAAGGTTGctttacaatttggttcagtcacttgggggtgggggtgactgTAGGGTCAGAGGAGCCATACTTTCCCCTGTGGGGTGGAGTGCAGGGGTCTGCCCTCCTCCACAGAGGAGTGGTAGGATTCCCACTCCGCCCAGTGGGTGGAGGTCACCAGCAGCTTTCCTGGGCATCTCTGATATCCTCTTCCTCTTGttcaggatctgggagcagctggcggCTCAAAGCGCCCAACCTGTGTGATAATGATCAAGCCACATGAGGAGTACCAGGAGGCATATAAGGAGTGTTGGGAGGAGGTTGTGTCTCTTCCTGTCCCCCTGTGAAGGACATGGGGAGTGCCTGCTCTGGAGCTTCTGGAAGGCTGGGCCTGCACTGCCCCAGCAATATTCGGTGGCCTCCGAGGACTTTACAAAATGAAACGTGAGCTGGTCCTGCAGCTACTTGCTGGGTGCTCAATGTGCGGGAGAGGGGGCTGCATGGACCCTGGGCTTTTTACCTTTAACCAAAAAAAACCTGTTCTGAAATAATTGAGTAGCAGCTGCTGAGGTTGAGGGCAGATGGTGACTGACCTCCCCCTTGAAGGAGGGGGACAGCAGGCTTACTGGACAGGCTAGCATTCCTGTGGGGGAAGAGTCCATGCCATGAGCAGCAAGTCAGACCTGTTCTGTGATGGatgaaataaatgtatttgtacAGCTGTTTGCTGTGGGTTTTAGTAAAGCAGCTAGGCCAGTGTCGGTGGCACCCTGGCTTTAAGGCTACATCAGAGCATGAGGCCACTGCTCCAGcatcagcagggctgggcctgaaGGCTAGATAATGGGGGAGGAACAGGGATGACTGTGTAGAAGTGACATTGACAGCACAGAAACCACTTTCTTTCTGGCCCACCAGCGTTTGCCCTGGAATAAATAGAGGCCATTCTGGGTGCAGATGGGGCTGGAGAGGGTTGGTGTCCCGTTCAGTTCAGTCCAGCCCCAGCTAGGTGGGAAC
This window of the Eretmochelys imbricata isolate rEreImb1 chromosome 8, rEreImb1.hap1, whole genome shotgun sequence genome carries:
- the NHP2 gene encoding H/ACA ribonucleoprotein complex subunit 2 encodes the protein MAREKSLEPEAAPEPEVAPERSYQELLGNLNPIARPLASRRLTRKLYKCIKKAAKHKQIRRGVKEVQKFINKGEKGIIVLAGDTLPIEVYCHLPVMCEDRSLPYAYIPSKSDLGAAGGSKRPTCVIMIKPHEEYQEAYKECWEEVVSLPVPL